The Cervus elaphus chromosome 9, mCerEla1.1, whole genome shotgun sequence genomic interval CTGGCTCTCCTTAACTTGTTCATCCCTGGGCTTCTCTCCCGGCTTGTAAGGTGTGGCAGCCACAGAGAGAGCCAAAACCATCAATATTTCAGGGCCTTAATTAAAGTAAGTCGAGAGCCTCGGGCCTCTCGCAACTGGCTTCCTTTTCCAAAACAAGTGCCTGGTGTCCTTGAGCTGGGGGGCACACACAGGGAAATGGGAGTCTGGCTAAAGCTGGGGAGGGGGAGTGAGGAGCCCAAGATTTCATTCACCAGGACCTTGCGGAGTTATAAGCCCTCCAGAGAGGTGCAGCCTATCCCCTGGCGCTGGCCCCAGGGcaggaaagagggaaggggggCTGAACCTTTGAGCTCTTTTTGGACAGTCCTGGAAAGAGTTTagacatcaggtggccaggaactgtagcccaacCTGAGGTTGCATCTGCCAGTCTAATGTGAAATAGCTCCTGGTCCCAGTGAAGGTCTCACAAAACAGGGGGTGTGGCCGGGGCTTGTTTGGAGCAAGTCTCTGCAGTTgccaccctgccccctcccactcGGTCCCCAAGTGCCAACGCCCGAGTGGCCATCCAGCCCTGAAGGCAGGAGAGCCGGGAGCCCTGCGATTTATACATCTATTAATTACCTCCAGCATGGAAGAACTGCCTATAAATACAGTGGCACTTTAGATAAAACTTTCATGCAGCTATTTAgatcctttaaaatataaatgatttcctctaaattttttatcataaatcagGGCATGGAGCTAGGCGACAAGACGCCGATTTCCCCCCTGATGGGAGCAAAGCCTTCACTTGTTTtccctcattctttttcttttctacctttcttttcctcctcctctttttttttttcttttttaatttacagaGGCTGGTTAATGGTTCCACTTCTCTTTGCTGTATCCAGGGCTTAAAGGGAAGTGAACAAGCGACAGAAAGTGTAAACCCATTTTCTTGGAGAGTCCAGTGTGCGCAGGAAAGCTTGTGGTTTCTGGGCAGCAGACCTGAGTTCAGATCCTATTCCTGTCCTGCCACTTATTCCTGTGTGACCTCGAGGAACACACTTAACATCTCTGACTGAGCCTCAGGGTTCCCCTCTGAGAAACAGAGGTAAAAATATTACCTACGTCTTAGAGGGTGGCTGTGGGGACTAAGTGACATAATGCACAGAACCAGGCTGAGTAGGAAACGCTGAGCTGTGACTGATAGACAAGTTCTTTCATCTCTCTGAGCCAGTGTCCTTACggagaaggaaaagggaggggatgATGGCTCTTTTCTAGGGAGTATTGTGAAGACTGAATAAGATAACAGCAGACGCCAAGCTACTAGAAGCAGTGACCATGTACCCCTTGTTTATCATCATATCTCCAGACCTGGCACATGCTCGGCACAGGGTAGGTGCTCAGCAAGCATGTGGTGGATGCAGAAAGCAATGGAGGCCCCTGCTTTGCTTACAGATCATGTGGAGAACCATCAGAATGTGGTTTCTATTTATGGAGATGGATTTAGCCTCTACACTTTCTCCAAGATCTACACTTACAACCTTGACACATCCACACTGAAAAGGCCTAACTTTTCAGTCCTGACCCTCTTGTAGTGATAAGGCCCAGAGTCCTCAAGTGACTTGTCCAGGGTCGTGCAGCAGGTTAGTTACATATTCATGTTTGAACACATATCTCCTGTGCCCTGTCCACCCCCCCTTGCTGCCTCTTCACAGCCACGCTGGTTGGTAAGAGAAATGGCCTAATCCTTTGGCCCTGGAAGAGACGACAACGAACCAGGCCATGGGGGAGTTGACTTTATGACTTTGAACTCTGAGCCACCTATGAACTGGAGAAGAGGAAGGCAAGACCAGTCCTCATGTGCAAGgaccatgtgtttattttttatttatatattttttgctgcACTAGGTCTGTACtacttcattgctgcatgcagactttctctagttgtggtgagccagggcttctctctagctgcggtgtgtgggcttctcactgtggtggtttctattgttgcaaagcacaggctttgggtgtgtgggcttcagtagttgtagcacgcagacttagctgccccatggcatgtgggatcttcctggaccaggggttgaacctgtgtcctctgccctGGCAGgcacttaaccactggaccgccaggaaaatCCCCATGTGTTTACTGAGTCCAGGTTCCTAAAGACAAACAGAGCTGGCCATGCTGCTCACAACACGTGTGACAGTGTCTGGAGCTCAGAAAAGAAGACATAGGGGAACTATACTGGGTATGGGTGGGGGAAGATTTGTCTAGGGAACGGCACCTTAGATTCAAACCATTGACCCAGATTCCCCCATAAAGCCAAGGATTAAACCTAGAAAACGTGGGGTCTCTCTCTTCCACTCTGGATCACTGCACCCAATTCCTACAAATCACCGGAAGTAGACCTCAAATCCTATCACTGTCCTGCTTCAATGCTTGGGTGGCTCTCCACTCTCCCTGGAGCAAAACCCAACCTCGCTGCAAACTCCagcagctgcttttttttttttttgccatcctcCATGTCCGCCCTCAGTTTTCCCACcatattccccccacccccaccagccttcCTGCTCTTCCCTGAATGCCCCAAACTTGCTCCCACCTCAGGACCTTCACATATGCTGTTCCCCATtatcttctattttcttcttcaggtcTTGATTCAAAGGTTACTCCTCCCCTTTCTGTCCTTGCATTTTGTTCTGTCACCCTGGTTTATTTTCTCTGTAGCAGCTCTCACTACTGAAGGCTTTCTTTATTTACTGCTCATCTTCTGCTGAAGCATCAGCTGGTGGCGGGTAGGGGTGGTAGGGGTCGTAGGTGAAAGCTGGGGACTGTTTCCTTTGCAGCTGAATTCCTGTCTCCTAACATAGTGGCTgccacatagtaggcactcaataaatgtatcCAATGAAAGAATGCATGATGGAGGAGGGCTCTTGGGGATCCCTTGGCTGGgtccatttatttttcagataaggaaactgaggccctgccTGGAGTCTGACAGCCAGCACTTGGGCTGCAGCGTGGACCCCAGGGGCAAGGGAGGGCTCCGGCGCGTGCCGGCCCCTCACGGAGGGGATGCTCGGCTCCAGGCTCCCGAGTCCCTCTGGGCATCTCGGATCGTCCGAGCCCGCACAGACAATGCGAGGCGAGCGGCCGACAGGCGAGTCGGCGGCAGCTGCGCAGGCGGCGGGTACATGTGAGAACTTTGTGAAAGGAGATGAGAGGGAGAGGCAGGCGAGCGGGCGGCTGTGAACACCTGGCCAGGCAGCCCCGCCAGCTGCCTCCCCGCGATGGCATCTTGAGTTCGGGCCTTTCTCTCGGGGCCATCTCCCATTCCATCCCTTTTGTCTCTCCCCAGCTCTGGAGGGTAGAGCTTGGCCAgagacggaggtgggaggggggtagCTGCTGTCTTTTCTCTTAGGCCTAAGCCGGAAGCATGCCTGGAGCAGGGCCAGACTCTGAGCCTCTGGAAGCAAGGCCTTCTGAGAAAGAAGTAAAGGCCAGCTCACCCCACTCcgtcaacccctggtctggggtGGTGCCAGCCCAGTATGTTAGTCAACTTTCCGTGTGGGCGTGGGAGTCAGACATCTGAGTTCCTATCCCTACTCTGCCATGCTTAGCTGGCTTTAGGCAACTCAAttgctctgagcttcagttttctcatctgtaatatggaGATAATGACATCAGCCTCACAGGCTTGATAGGATTCAGTGTACCATACTTCTAAAGCACTTAGCCCACAGCCTGGCTCATAAGGAGCCTCTTGTGTGGTTCCTCTTGTCACCATCATAACAGGCCAGAGGCCTGGAGAGGATGTTatccatgcattcattcattcaacacagatCATTATATTAAGATCCTGCGTGGTGCCTGTACCTGTAAACACAGTGACAAATAAGACTCATCTTCAGAGAAGTCCCAGGGTCCTTCAAGAAGCAGAGACCATAAAACATCATGTTCTTCCCAAGATATAACAGAAGATGCAAAAGCCTGAAAGAAGGAACACTCTCTGTTTGAGTCTTGGTGAAACTTGCACAATTATGTCAGGGCTTTAACACCATCCTTATCAGATTGCAAGTGTCCAGACCAAGTTTTTTGAGTTGATGGTCCCAGAACATCTGTATGCAAATCATGAATGTCTATTAAAAAGCACCTTAGTCCTTGTAGTCAAATCTCTGCATGTGGTCCTAGGATGCTGTATTTTAAGAGGTCGCAGATGATTCCTACTCATAGTAAAGCTGCAAACTAGTGACCAACAGGGAAAatgcctcccttccccttctaGGGCTAGTCCTTCTAGAGAACACAGTGCTTTGTGCCCTGACTTAGAGTTACATGTAGCAGTTCTAGTGCCCCACTGACTCTAAGCCCCCCAGCAGTGTGCTCTATACCTGCAGAACCTATCACAAGGCCCAGCTGTCagcaggtattattattatttttaaactttattattggcatataattgctttacagtgttagtttctgccatataacaatgtgaatcagctattaatatatgtgtacatatatccccttcctcttgagtctcccctccacccacactaagctgagttccctgtgctctttagcagcttcccactatctATGCAGTTTACACATggctgtgtatatatgtcagtgctactgtcccccttcatcccaccctccccatccctgccccGGCCCCCGCCGCGTCCAcgtgtccattctctacatctgcatctctattcctgccttgtaaataggttcatctgtacccttTCTCTAGATTCAATATGTATTCAGCAAGTATTTGGAAATGATTGTACAATGAAGGAAATGCCCCCTTTATGCCCCCCATTTGTGTAAATGGCCATGTGGTCCTTCCTTGGCTCTCAGACAGATGTTATTTAGTCCATACATGATGTTTGCGTGTGTGAGTGCTTTAACTGTAATTTAACACCATGAGGGTGAGAGTGGGGACATGTGCTCTCCAATTTGCCATAGTCCCAATCCTCCCTTTTATACACCCAGCTAATTAATTTTACCAGACTTGCCCCTGACAATTTAAGTTTGCAAATCCTGTACAATATAGATGATGTTATTGACTGTGTTCTGGGGCTGTCCTTCCAGTTGCTTTCTGAATGgtctcttccttcttctgttgTCTCCAGAGCCTTCTCACTAAGACTGGTCCCTGAGGATGGGTGTCATCTTACTGCTGGCTGCCTGGAGCTGCTGGTAGACCCTCCTGAAGAGCAAGGTGGGAAAAACCCAGGGAACACAGGTTGCCTGATGCAAGCATGGCTTTTGATTTGTGATCCTAATGCCTCAGGATGTTGGAGTGGGGGTTGGTGAGCCAAAGGTCTGCACTGGAGGCCTAAAGGGGCTAGTTAGTTTTGCTCTTTCTCTGACCTCTGCTTGACCTCGACCCTGGCCAGCATGTCCCAGGCCGCTGGGAGACAAAACAGGGAAGAATGGATGTAGATGGGCTTTCCCCTCCATTTCTGGGGGGTTCAGCTTCACAGATAACTAGGGTCTCAGGGCACCATAAGACGAGGCAAgttacagattcttttccctgGAGGATCCAGtatccccaggttcccactccccttttccttttggcTTCTAGTATTGTGCAGAAAACAAGAACAAGTGGTCCTAAATGCTGGTGAGTGATCAAATAATGTTACATTTAGCTACTAGGGAGTTGAGAATTCCTGGAGAGAAGCTCCTGACTTGCTCACAATGTGTTGCATTTAAATTAACCAGAACAGTAGTCTTTTGCTTTAGCTGGAAAAGGCTTAGCAATGGTCTAgtccggagaaggcaacggcaacccactccagtactcttgcctggaaaatcccatggatggaggagcctggtaggctgcagtccatggggtcacaaagagtcggacacgactgagcaacttcactttcacccgttggagaaggaaatggcaacccactccagtgttcttgcctggagaatcccatggacggaggagcctggtgggctgccgtctatgcggttgcagagtcggacacgactaaagcgacttagcagcagcagcagtccagcCCTCTCTCCtgggtaaactgaggcccagCCAGGGTCACATCCATCCAGTGTTTGAATACTATCCCACGCCTGGTCTTCCCGAGGCCCATGGTTCTTATGTGTACCCTATACTTCAAGAATCCCATCAGCCTTGCTCTGTGTGGCTGAGATAGTCAATTTCTTGTGCATGAGACAGACTGTTTCCTGAAGTGGATTTTAGACTGGTGCTTTTGTGAGGGCAGAGATGGTGTCTGATTCGCATCTGTGTCCCAGCCCTCGCCATGGGGTGTGGTGCAAAGCAGGTGAACAGAGGACAGCAAGGAACCAGCTTGCTCCTGCAGACAAACCATTCTCCAGAAAGAGGACCCAGGCCACTCCTGCTCCCAACAGATTTCTAAGttgagggagaaagaagaaaggaacaagcGTTCAGTCCATGATTTCAGTGTGGCAAGCACAGTACCAAATGCTTATCTGTGCATTCCCCACAACCATCAGAGGAGGAGagtgacagatgaggaaagtgcCATATGCAGACTCTACGGTGGCTCCTGGCCTCTCCGCCAGCAAGACCCGAGGTTAGAGCCTGCGCCTCCAAGCCTCAGGCTGTTTAGGAAGTTGACTGAGTGCTTTACGTTCTACTCCGGGTGGAACCCTCTTCACCAGAACCCAAGAAGGCAAGCAAAGAGCAGGGCAACTCCCATTTCAGAGCTCGGCAAACCGAGGCCGAGAAAGGGTTAGTGAAAGGGCGGCGCGTGGCTTCTGGGGTTAGAGGGCGGGATCCAGGCCAGGAGATGGGGGATTGGCAGGACCGGAGGCGGGGGAGGCCGGACCCGGCAGCGTTTCCTCTTAGGCTTGGGGGTGGCCCCTTCACCCCACCGCCACCCCCGACCCCCACTCCGTTAACCTTCTGGGAATCCCGACTCACACCCTCAGGCGCGGCTGCCAGCATCACTGAAACCCCAAGGCCGCCCCGCGGTGGAGGCGGCGGCGAGGTGGGCTCAGCTGGGCGCACAGGGCTTCTCTCCCGACCCGGAGGGCGGCGCGGACGGCCGCGGGCCCAGGATTCCCCATGCATTATTCACGCTGTTTACTAGCGCGGGGAAAGGCGAGGAGAGACTGGGAGAAACTAGGGAAGGAGCCGGGAGCAGAGGGAAGGGGGCGGGGCCGCACTAACGCCGGGGCGCACGGGAAGGAAACTTCGGGAAGACAAAGTAGCCAAGCGGTTAGGATCCTGGGGCGTCAGACGTGgcgcctggcacacaggaggctGTCAGTAAATATGTGTGGAAAACGGAGAACGACCACGGAACGAGTGAGTGAGCGGCTCCAGCTCCCGACCAGCCGTGTCGCCTTGGTACAAACCCCACCGACGCGCGtgttcctcgtctgtaaaatggcaTCACAGCCCAGTTCCGCAGGGTGTGAGCACACCACAGGCTGACACTCTAAactgcccagcacacagtaggagctTAAAAATGAAAGCTGTTGTCTGGGGAATGGGGCTTCTAAGCGTCAGCGGCCCAAGAGAAATCTGTTCACCCACTCCCAAGGCCGGTGGGCAGTCCTGAACGGTGACCACTCTAAAAAATACTCTGAATTTTAGGCTGTCCTTAGGCCGGCTGCTTGGGGAGTCGGAGCTGGGGGGACAAATTGTCCTTTCAAGCGAAGGCAAGAAAGATAAGTGCGGGGAGGAGGCCTCAGGCCTCCGGGCCTGGGCAGGCAGTTACTTCCCCACATCCACCAGCGCGGCCGACTGAGGGTGGAGGTCACTGGGGTTCCGGGTGGTTTCTCATCCTCGCCGGAGCCCGTCTGGGCGCTTGGAGGCGCCTCTTCGCTGCGCGGCTGGGTCGGACTCTAGTGGACCGCTCGGGCGTGGGGCCAGGAGCGCCCTGGAAATGGGCAGTTTGGCGGCAGCCGGGCCGacaaagtgagtgagtgagtgagtgtgtgtgtgtgtgtgtgtgcgcgcgcgcggtGGGTTGGGGTAGGGTCAGCTTCCTGGCCCACGGCTGCCCTTCTGTCTGGCTTGTGCGAATTGGGACAGGATGGAAAGGTTGGGACTTTGGGGAGAAAAAGTCCCTAAAGAAGAAGTAAGGTTCCGGAAGGTCTGCTGGCTGGAGCCGAGCGGGGCGGGGCGGACGCGGGGAGGCCCGGCCGGGCAGGGGTATAAAcgctgggggcggcgggggcccGCGCAGAGAGGCGCGCGGAGAGCTGCCTCCTGGCCTCGCCTCCCTGGCCGCCCCTGCAAGTCTCGGGCGCGTGAGCACGCCTGCGCGCGCCCGGGCCCTTCCTGGCAGGCTGCTTGTAAGATGAGTGAAGAAgcaggtgggggagaggggaggcagcGAGCGAGAGGGCGAGGGGAGCGCGGGCGCTGAGCGGCGCTCACTTGGAGCGCGGCGAGCAAGCGAGAAGAGCCTGATCCATGTCCCTCGCTGCCTCCCTGCCCGGCGCGCGAAGATGATGGCCATGAACGCCAAGCAGCCTTTCGGCATGCACCCGGTGCTTCAAGAACCCAAATTCTCCAGCCTGCACTCCGGCTCCGAGGCCATGCGCCGAGTCTGTCTCCCAGCCCCGCAGGTAGGTAGTGGAGCATAATTACCGCTCTAAGGCACATTTTTTGACAGGCACTTGCTTCATGTTTTTTTCATGTCGCCCAGAACAATCGCCGCTGTCTGAACCCCTCTCCTTGTCTCCCCCGCGCTCTCTCCCGGCGCGCTCTCTCTCTCATTCATGTCTCtgatccacacgtctgttccagcAGAGCCTCTGTCTCCGTATTAATTTTTATGACCTGGGCTTTGAGGAGAGGCATCTCGGTTGcttgaaaatgtgttttaatcCTGAGTTGACAGTATTCCCCACTGACCGTGTTGTGCGCCTTCTCGCTTGCAGCTGCAGGGTAATATATTTGGAAGCTTTGATGAGAGCCTGCTGGCACGCGCCGAAGCTCTGGCGGCGGTGGATATCGTCTCCCACGGCAAGAACCATCCGTTCAAGCCCGACGCCACCTACCATACCATGAGCAGCGTGCCCTGCACGTCCACTTCGTCCACCGTGCCCATCTCCCACCCGGCCGCGCTCACCTCGCACCCGCACCACGCCGTGCACCAGGGCCTCGAGGGCGACCTACTAGAGCACATCTCGCCCACGCTGAGCGTGAGCGGCTTGGGCGCCCCCGAGCACTCGGTGATGCCGGCCCAGATCCACCCGCACCACCTGGGCGCCATGGGCCACCTGCATCAGGCCATGGGCATGAGCCACCCACATGCCGTGGCGCCTCATAGCGCTATGCCTGCCTGCCTCAGCGACGTGGAGTCGGACCCGCGAGAGCTCGAGGCCTTCGCTGAGCGCTTCAAGCAGCGGCGCATCAAGTTAGGGGTGACCCAGGCGGACGTGGGTGCGGCCCTGGCCAACCTCAAGATCCCCGGTGTCGGCTCGCTCAGCCAGAGCACCATCTGCAGGTTCGAGTCTCTCACTCTCTCGCACAACAACATGATTGCGCTCAAGCCGGTACTCCAGGCCTGGCTGGAGGAAGCCGAGGCCGCCTACCGAGAGAAAAACAGCAAGCCGGAGCTCTTCAATGGCAGCGAGCGGAAGCGCAAACGCACGTCCATCGCGGCGCCAGAGAAGCGCTCCCTGGAGGCCTACTTTGCGATCCAGCCGCGGCCCTCATCCGAAAAGATCGCGGCCATCGCCGAGAAACTGGACCTTAAAAAGAACGTGGTGAGGGTCTGGTTCTGCAAccagagacagaaacagaaacGAATGAAGTACTCGGCTGTCCACTGACTGCGACGGGGCACGGCGTCCGGGGCCGGGAGAGCTGAGTGTATGTCCCCCTGGAGTTGGGGGGGGAACGGTTATGGGGGCTCCAAGACGTTTCCTGGCAGGTCAGGCTCTCACCCCCGAAGTCACAGACTTTCCCCTTTATCCTGATTGGTTGCCTCCCGgccttctctttcccttctttcctttctgttcccACCAGAAAAGTTTGGGCgctaagaaaaaaattcaggaaagGCAGGCCTGGAGGGACTTGTGCTCTCCGTGGTGCTGAAAATATCCCTCGCGCCCAGGACTGCGCAACCTCAGGGCAGGAGCCCAAAAGCAAGGGATAGTTAATTAGCCCGACCGCACGACTCTGGCGTGAAGGCATCACTTGGCTTAGCGTGATTAGACAAGGGGTGAAGGGATGGGAAGGAAGTGATAAGTAATAATACAAAGTCTAAGTGGGGCACAAACATGTACTGGAGATTTATTTAGAGTATATAAAATACACGTATGTTTCCAAAGGATAGCCTTATACTCCCTTCCCCGCCTAAAttctatccatctcatcctttggTTTGCTGTAAGTTCTCTAAGGTAGCATGGATTAGGTTCAGGGAAAATGTGCAGAGAGTTGCCGGCTCCGAGCTGTTCTCCGCCATAAGGTGGGTTCCAGAAAAAGTGGGCCCTTTTCAGCGACTGAAAATGGTGGAATCCTGTAGCTGGCTTGCAAGCAGCAGCCGGCCCCTGCTGTGGCCCATCCTCCACGATCTGCTGGCCGTTCGAGgggtaaagactgcctgcaggAAGGCAGGGGATTGGTAGCTTTCCGGTCGGACTGAGGACTCTCTGACCCTTGCTCCTTGTTCCAGACTCTCAGAGCAGCGTAGAGGCGGCTGCCTGAACGAAAGTAACTGTAACTCTCCGGAACACATGCAAGTCCTTCTAACACGGCTCACCTCGTTGCGCTTTTATTACTGTTCGCATCGTTGTTTACTGTTATTTATTACCACCACTTTTTTCCATCCCCCAACCTCTTGGTGGAGGTTCACTAATAGTTTTGAGCTGATCGTGGGGCCAAACCACTGGCCTGGGTCCTTTTCACCCCAGTCCCTCTGGCCCCGTCACATTTTATCTTTCGTTACTTCATGTAATTTGCGtgttgctgtgtgacctttggttTTGTTGTCCGAATAGatgcaaataaaatattgtttccttctctctttacCCCTTGAATTAACTTctaaaataaatgctttatttttcaacCCGAATCGCGGTGCTTTACTTTCTCGGAGGTTAAGGAGTACTAGTCTCCGAAAGGATTTAGAAGTGAGAACCCAGAAGGGCTGAACTGTCATTTCTAGCAGGCCAATCTTCTGCAATCATTTCTCcttgctcctttcccctgggtgcCTTATCTTCTCACCCAAACCCTCCCTGGACCTCAGAGTTTCCAGATCCTTCCTCCACACTTCCTCCACACTTCCCTGAGTGCAAATCTGTCAGCTTCTATTTGTTCAACTTGACTCAGACTGAAAACTTTTAGGCCTGACTAATGGGAGTAGGAGCCCCCAGTATCTCCACTCATTGGCTGAATGATCCTGAATCCAGTTTCTTAAACATCTCTGAGTCTCCGTTGGTTGTCTGCAGCATGAAGATGCTAATACTTATCACAAGGTTATTGTCAGGACTGAGTAAGATTGTTTATTTAAGGCGTCTGGTGGTGCTTGGCTCTTAGtaggaaacattattttaaaagatccaaAGGGCTAGGTGGGAGGTGAGCAGAGAGATGCAAAGAGAGAGGAAGGTGTTCTTTGCTGGGACTGGGTCGTTAGGACTTCTTTGGAATTACTTTAGAAATTCATTTGGAATTATCGTCCAGGAGGTTATTCCAGCGTCTATTTtggcttctgtgtgtgtgcggggggggggggggggggggggggggggggggggggggtgtatggGGGTAGCGGTGGTAAAAAGATACCTGCCGCAGAGATCCTATCTTAGTGCTTGTTCACAATAGGTGCTTAGCAGATGCcagtttccttctccctctctcttcgaCACACTCTAAAAGGGGGAGGAAATCTTATTTGTGAGCCGCAGAAACACcttcatgatttaaaaatgaatgttccAAGCCCAGAAGTCTTCTGTACATTTCTCCACCGTGTCTTCAAAGAACTCTGGGTCATCACGTCCGGCCTGAAATTCGGAGCAGAGCAGGTCTCCCCTCCGCGCAGCATGCCCCCCTACTGCAAAAGCAAACCTGGGGATCGCCCCCAGTCCCTGGACCTCAGCTCGTCTCCGCCGTCTTGCACAACAGCCCCAGCGATTCCTCCACCTCCCCTCCATCGGGTGTCCTTTAATAATAAATGCCCTTATGCCATTACATTATATTGTgggttttgaaaatttaaaatacgGCTGATGCAATATTAATTGCCTATAGTGGTATAAAACACAGGGCCGGAGCCCAGCCGGGCTGCAGAGCAGGCGGCCGTGAAAGTCCCGCGCCGATGCGAAGCGTTCCAGACAGACGCGCCTTTGCGGGCTGCGAGGTTTCCTGCAGGTAAGAGCCTTCGGCTTTTTTGACCCGGGGAAGAACTCGATATCCGCCTCCATCTCCTTTTTCGAAAAGTTCCCTGatgttttttatttgcttatttatttgtttattgtattAATAACATCAAAAGTTtgggagactttttttttgaAGAGGGCGCGATGAGTCGCCTGAATGCAAGGTCTGTGTCACTCTTGGCCGGGCGGGGTGTTGAGTGGGACCCGCGCCTCTGCGTCAGCGGCTTCAGACGTCCTGGACGGTATGCGCACCGTACGTTGACAAGTTTCTACCTGCGGGCGGGAGCTGCGGCCCGGTCCACGCCGCGccccaccctctcccaccccccgAGTGCGCCCGGCCGGCGCCGCTGCCTCTCTCTTTGGGCTTGTCCAGGAAGCATTGGGAGCTGCGGTTTCTTCGGAATTGTTCAGTCGCCTCTGTTATTCGTCCGGTGGAGGCACAGACCTCTCGAggggtggtgtgtgtatgtggccgGGAGCAGGAcgcggtggggggcggggggggtctGGGTACCAGCCGGTTTGGGGTTCAGGCAGGCCCGATTTGCATCCTGGTGGATCATTTCCTAATCGCGTGACCTTGTGCAAGTCACATCACCTCTCTAAGGCTCTGCTGATGGCTGTAAAACCGCACAAAAATTTTTTGACAAGTAATTGAAAAGCAGTGTGGAGCAAATTTGCTTTTCCCAAGTCCCATCAACTTGGCGGCCTTCACTGCCCAAAGGCCCAGCTAGGGGTTTCTTTAGCCTGTGCCAAGAGAAGGGAAGCCCAGTTCTCAGGGCTTTTTGTATGGAAAGCTGCATTTGGCCTCTCCTGGTGGAACTTTGAGAGTTATCTGTGGACCAGAGTAAGGCTTCTAGGCCCCTGCCTGGCTGGAACCAGGGACTGACCCGCAATGAGCCAGGCATACACAAGTCAGCATGGCTGAAGCCCTGGCAGCCAGAATGTGAGGTAGGAACTCTGGGTCCAGGCTGTGTGATCTCTGGCCAGGAACTTCCTCTG includes:
- the POU4F3 gene encoding POU domain, class 4, transcription factor 3; translation: MMAMNAKQPFGMHPVLQEPKFSSLHSGSEAMRRVCLPAPQLQGNIFGSFDESLLARAEALAAVDIVSHGKNHPFKPDATYHTMSSVPCTSTSSTVPISHPAALTSHPHHAVHQGLEGDLLEHISPTLSVSGLGAPEHSVMPAQIHPHHLGAMGHLHQAMGMSHPHAVAPHSAMPACLSDVESDPRELEAFAERFKQRRIKLGVTQADVGAALANLKIPGVGSLSQSTICRFESLTLSHNNMIALKPVLQAWLEEAEAAYREKNSKPELFNGSERKRKRTSIAAPEKRSLEAYFAIQPRPSSEKIAAIAEKLDLKKNVVRVWFCNQRQKQKRMKYSAVH